From Daucus carota subsp. sativus chromosome 6, DH1 v3.0, whole genome shotgun sequence:
GTGAAATCTCATGAACAATCAACATCCTTGCACGAACATGCAGAAAGCAAAGGAAATAACAAAAAAACCAGGCCCAGACTGCACCAAATAAGCATTgcattagataaaaaaaaaataagcaacAGCATCCACATGCAAACAACTCTTATCATAACAATCACGGCTTGTGATGTACGGACGTACCATACCGTATTGAGTTGTTCAAGCTGTCATTATTTAATCAACCATTTCAATTTCTTCGAACTTACACTACTAATTACTTGATTAATTACTTAACCCTTGATAACATCCTGAATGAGATTGCCGAGAGAAACTTTAGCCGAACCTCCATTCTTGAGTGCCTTGTGGCATGCCTCTTTCATCTCCGCCACCTTCTTCCTCACCTCACCGTCCGACATCAAATTCTTTATACCCTTCTCTATCTGTTCCGCCCGAACCACCTTATCATTCGCCTTGTCTTCTAGTTTGGGATTATTTATTATAGGTGTGATCTCCACGGATAAGCCTAAATCATGGACCAACTGAAATGCATTCAGCTTCTGTTCAGCATATAATGGCCAGGTTCCTATTGGAACTCCACACCACAAGCTCTCCAGTATCGAATTCCACCCACAGTGCGACACGAACCCCCCGACAGCTCGATGTGACAGCACCGCAAGCTGGGGGACCCACCCTACCACCTTCCCTGTCTCCTTTGTACGGTCCAAGAACCCCTTGGGCAGAACATCCTCATAGTTAGTGTAGTCTGCCGGGAAGTCCACCGTGACCCCCGGAGCCGGCGGACGACGTAGGACCCACAAGAACCGGGACCCGCTTCGCTCGAGCCCATCAGCGATCTCGTGCACTTGCTCCCCTTGGGTGCTCCCCATGCTTCCGAAGCAGAGAAAAACAACAGACGTTGGTGGCTGCTTGTCCAGCCACTTGGTAATGTCTTCGGACCCATATTGCATAATCTTGTTAATAATCGGCCCCACCGGATAAACATTAGGCTTGCTGCCGTAACACGTGGAGCCCTGGTCCGAGAGCGAGCTCATGGCAAAGGACTCTAGGTCATTGAAGGTGTTCACTATGATCCCTTTAGCCTTTTTGTATCCACGTGCGTAGTGCAAGAACCTCGTGTTCCATGTCTGCGTGTCCATCAAAGTAACAGGGAGCACGCTTGTCGGAACCGGTTTCGCAATGCAGGGTGCCGAGAGCTCACTCTTCTTCAAGTAATTACTCGTAATGTCTTCCTTGAGGACTTCGTCTTGTAGGGTTTGGAAAAGAAGAGTGAGCCCTAAAAAGGCCGCGCCTGAAGTAAAGAAAGCATAGGTGGGCGCACCAAACTCGTCAGCCAGGTCCACAATCGAGCTCGTGCACTGCGTGTCCACCACGAAGCCGCCTAAGCGGGGAGAGGTGGACGCGTCCGTGACGAATCTCTGAGTGACGAAGTTTCTTACATTAGGCTTATGGTGGGAGATGAGATGAGTCATGAAAGCGCCGCGGCTGACGGCGCTCCATTCGGGCTTTGGTTTGACAGGAGGGAGGTGGAGAAAGTGGAGGCGCTTGGTGGAGGTGAGAGGGAGGGAATCAATGAAGGAGTTCACCTCGAAATCAATAGCAGGGAGTTTGACGAGGAGGAAAGTGATGGAAATGCGGTCATCACAATGGATCATGAGCTTGGCTAGCTCCACGGCCTGTGTGATATGGCCAATGTATGGAGCTATAAAGAATACTAGCTCTGTATTGCCCTCCATATGTGATAACTTATCAAGAAGGAAGAAGGAAGGCTTATGTTTAAAATGGGTGCATCACCTAAAGAAAGTGGAGCACCATTTATAGCCGCAGCAAGAGCGATGATATATGATCATGGTTAAAATCTGTGCACAGATTTTttctatgtattttttatttttaattttatgtgtgTGAATTAACCGCAGCTGTCCTGTTCATGAGGAATACAAAGACAATTGATAATCATATAAACTGCTGCATGAATAATGAGTAACTACACATGAATACATGAttaattaagaaataattagtaGATGGCctgattcaaaatttgaaatcacGCGTAAATACAAGATGAAGATGATCATGATAAAACCTGtccatacattttttttatattaaattaaataattaattttataggCGTGAATTAACTCCGGCTGTGCTGTTTATTCTCTCAAAGAATAAAAAACAATTGATAGTCATCGAAACTGCTGATGAGTAATGAGTACCTCCACATGAATACAAGGTTATTTAGAAGTAATCCcgattcaaaattaaaatcatgtaaattaatgtaaaatttaaaCTTATGCATGATAAAAGGTTAAGAATTGTTATAATAGGCGGTtagattaaaaatttgaaatcatAAACGAGTACAAAGTTTACTTCCTTTTATCTTTTGAAATAAGGACATGAgtacaataaaatttaaaatctaattaccttgaaaattttaaattatgcacaGATAATAGATTAAAATGGTATTATTCTATATTATTTCACCAAAATCAAGACATTAAAATTTTGGTCCCGTATTTGAGGTTATAGAACTcctaatttataacatgttttaatcatcaatttattttaataaaaatattaaaattatggtTGATATGTTCGGTCGGTTTTGCGGTCTCAtggatttttttatatagttaAGACATATTGAAATATTCTTCGAAACTTAACTTTTCGGTCCAACTTTTAATTACCTTTTATCAgacttaattattaaaaatttatactacATTTAAAATATAAGATGATTTAACATatccaataaaatatattaaccaaacatatttattaattattaatagatttttattaattaaaaaatttagaaaattttcCAAGTATACTAATTTTTGGATCTTATTTGCAGATATACTACCATCTCTAAAATCTTGCAAATATACTACTCCCTAGCTATGTCCTTCTCATTTGTTTACTGTCGTTTTAC
This genomic window contains:
- the LOC108225238 gene encoding anthocyanidin 3-O-glucosyltransferase 2; translated protein: MEGNTELVFFIAPYIGHITQAVELAKLMIHCDDRISITFLLVKLPAIDFEVNSFIDSLPLTSTKRLHFLHLPPVKPKPEWSAVSRGAFMTHLISHHKPNVRNFVTQRFVTDASTSPRLGGFVVDTQCTSSIVDLADEFGAPTYAFFTSGAAFLGLTLLFQTLQDEVLKEDITSNYLKKSELSAPCIAKPVPTSVLPVTLMDTQTWNTRFLHYARGYKKAKGIIVNTFNDLESFAMSSLSDQGSTCYGSKPNVYPVGPIINKIMQYGSEDITKWLDKQPPTSVVFLCFGSMGSTQGEQVHEIADGLERSGSRFLWVLRRPPAPGVTVDFPADYTNYEDVLPKGFLDRTKETGKVVGWVPQLAVLSHRAVGGFVSHCGWNSILESLWCGVPIGTWPLYAEQKLNAFQLVHDLGLSVEITPIINNPKLEDKANDKVVRAEQIEKGIKNLMSDGEVRKKVAEMKEACHKALKNGGSAKVSLGNLIQDVIKG